The Azospirillum baldaniorum genome contains a region encoding:
- a CDS encoding FAD-binding oxidoreductase, with amino-acid sequence MTAVPATQPRVAFTDEMKAEFKALLGDRFTTAAAVREHHGKDESYHPNFPPDGVAFATSTEEVSAIVTLCAKHKLPIIPFGTGTSLEGGVAALAGGVCIDVSNMKEVLRVSPEDLDVTVQAGVTRKQLNEHLRDTGLFFPIDPGADASLGGMASTRASGTNAVRYGTMRENVLGLTVVLADGRIIKTGGRARKSAAGYDLTRLFVGAEGTLGIITEVTLRLYGIPEAISSAVCPFNDIRGAVDTVIQTIQSGIPVARIELLDEVQMDAVNKYSKLDYKVAPTLFFEFHGTAAGVKEQAEMVAAIAAEFGGSEFTWATRPEDRSKLWQARHDGYYAALALRPGSKGWPTDVCVPISRLADCILETKKDIAESSMLAPLVGHVGDGNFHLVYVIDPDKPEELAEAKRLNDRMVDRALAMGGTCTGEHGIGYGKMEFLEKEAGDAFAVMGELKRAFDPENRMNPGKVVRI; translated from the coding sequence ATGACCGCCGTACCCGCCACCCAGCCTCGCGTCGCCTTCACCGACGAGATGAAGGCCGAGTTCAAGGCCCTGCTTGGGGACCGCTTCACCACCGCCGCGGCGGTGCGCGAGCATCACGGCAAGGACGAGTCCTACCACCCCAACTTCCCGCCCGACGGCGTCGCCTTCGCCACCTCCACCGAGGAGGTCAGCGCCATCGTCACGCTCTGCGCCAAGCACAAGCTGCCGATCATCCCCTTCGGCACCGGCACCTCGCTGGAGGGCGGCGTCGCCGCGCTGGCCGGCGGCGTCTGCATCGACGTGTCGAACATGAAGGAGGTCCTGCGCGTCAGCCCGGAGGACCTCGACGTCACCGTCCAGGCCGGCGTGACCCGCAAGCAGCTCAACGAGCATCTGCGCGACACCGGCCTGTTCTTCCCCATCGACCCCGGCGCCGACGCCTCGCTCGGCGGCATGGCCTCCACCCGCGCCAGCGGCACCAACGCCGTGCGCTACGGCACCATGCGCGAGAACGTGCTGGGGCTGACCGTGGTGCTGGCCGACGGCCGGATCATCAAGACCGGCGGGCGCGCCCGCAAGTCGGCCGCCGGCTATGACCTGACCCGCCTGTTCGTCGGGGCGGAAGGCACGCTCGGCATCATCACCGAGGTGACGCTGCGCCTCTACGGCATTCCGGAGGCGATCTCGTCGGCGGTCTGCCCGTTCAACGACATCCGCGGCGCCGTGGACACGGTGATCCAGACCATCCAGTCGGGCATCCCGGTCGCCCGCATCGAGCTGCTGGACGAGGTCCAGATGGACGCGGTGAACAAGTATTCCAAGCTGGATTACAAGGTTGCCCCGACCCTGTTCTTCGAGTTCCACGGCACCGCCGCCGGGGTGAAGGAGCAGGCGGAGATGGTCGCGGCCATCGCCGCGGAGTTCGGCGGCAGCGAATTCACCTGGGCGACCCGCCCGGAGGACCGCTCCAAGCTCTGGCAGGCCCGCCACGACGGCTACTACGCGGCGCTGGCGCTGCGTCCCGGCTCCAAGGGCTGGCCGACCGACGTCTGCGTGCCGATCTCGCGGCTGGCCGACTGCATCCTGGAGACCAAGAAGGACATCGCCGAATCCTCGATGCTGGCCCCGCTGGTCGGCCATGTCGGCGACGGCAACTTCCACCTCGTCTACGTCATCGACCCCGACAAGCCGGAGGAGCTGGCCGAGGCCAAGCGCCTGAACGACCGCATGGTCGACCGGGCGCTCGCCATGGGCGGCACCTGCACCGGCGAGCACGGCATCGGCTACGGCAAGATGGAGTTCCTGGAAAAGGAGGCCGGCGACGCCTTCGCCGTGATGGGCGAGCTGAAGCGCGCCTTCGACCCGGAGAACCGGATGAACCCCGGCAAGGTCGTCCGCATCTGA
- a CDS encoding hydantoinase B/oxoprolinase family protein produces MASQAQGRWQFWIDRGGTFTDIVAKRPDGSVVTHKLLSENPERYRDAAIQGIRDLLGLAAGQPIPAEAVEAVKMGTTVATNALLERKGERTLLLITEGLGDQLRIGYQARPKIFARHIVLPELLYERVVEVPERVKADGTVLKAVDLRAVRVQLEQAYQDGFRAAAVVLMHGYRFPDHEKQVAALARSIGFTQVSVSHQVSPLMKIVGRGDTTVVDAYLSPILRRYVEQVAGDLSGVRLMFMQSNGGLTDARWFQGKDAILSGPAGGIVGAVRTARMAGFDRVIGFDMGGTSTDVSHYAGEYERAFDTVVAGVRMRAPMMHIHTVAAGGGSVCFFDGTRFRVGPESAGANPGPACYRRGGPLTVTDCNVMVGKLHPDFFPHVFGPEADRPLDAAIVREKFADLAEEVNEALGTEMTPHQVAEGFLKIAVDNMANAIKKISVQRGYDVTQYTLNGFGGAAGQHVCLVADALGMRKVFLHPHAGVLSAYGIGLADTVAIRERAVEARLDDALVDELTVTLAALEAEGRMELARQGVPEDRLAVLRKAHIKVEGSDSPLVVDFGPLDAMAAAFEAAHRQRYGFMMEGKALVVEAVSVEAVGRTESADDQDLPGVTGALPRRLATVTLHTGGADREAPVYDRDQLQPGNRVTGPAVIKEKIATTVVEPGWIAEVTRKNHLVLTRFEELPQRLAIGTKADPVMLEVFNNLFMSIAEQMGFTLEKTAYSVNIKERLDFSCALFDADGGLIANAPHMPVHLGSMGESVRAIVERRHGEMNPGDVYMLNDPYHGGTHLPDITVITPVFDEAGERVLFYVASRGHHADVGGITPGSMPPDSTTIDQEGVLLDNIQLVERGRFLEEEVVALFTAGPQPARNVAQNLGDLKAQIAANEQGARELRRIVAQFGLETVNAYMKLVQDNAEEQVRRVIDVLTDGEFVQELDNGAVIKVRITIDKDERSARVDFTGTSPQLTSNFNAPTAVCRAAVLYVFRTLVDDEIPMNEGCLKPIEIVIPPGTMLSPSYPAAVVAGNVETSQCVTDALYGALGVLASAQGTMNNTTFGNERYQYYETVCGGSGAGPGFDGTDAVHTHMTNSRLTDPEVLEWRFPVLLDSFRIRRESGGAGRWRGGDGVVRRLKFLEPMTAAILSNHRRVPPFGLKGGAPGQIGRTWVQRTDGSVEELGPQDKTAMGEGDVLVVETPGGGGYEEA; encoded by the coding sequence ATGGCGTCCCAAGCGCAGGGTCGGTGGCAGTTCTGGATCGACCGTGGCGGCACCTTCACCGACATCGTGGCCAAACGCCCGGACGGGTCGGTGGTCACGCACAAGCTGCTGTCGGAGAATCCGGAACGCTACCGCGACGCCGCCATCCAGGGCATCCGCGACCTGCTGGGCCTCGCCGCCGGCCAGCCGATCCCGGCGGAGGCGGTCGAGGCGGTGAAGATGGGCACCACCGTCGCCACCAACGCGCTTCTGGAGCGCAAGGGCGAGCGCACGCTGCTGCTCATCACCGAGGGGCTGGGCGACCAGCTCCGCATCGGCTATCAGGCCCGCCCGAAGATCTTCGCCCGCCACATCGTGCTGCCCGAGCTGCTGTACGAGCGGGTGGTCGAGGTGCCGGAGCGGGTCAAGGCCGACGGCACGGTGCTGAAGGCCGTGGACCTGCGCGCCGTGCGGGTCCAACTGGAGCAGGCCTACCAGGACGGCTTCCGCGCCGCAGCGGTGGTGCTGATGCACGGCTACCGCTTCCCGGACCACGAGAAGCAGGTGGCGGCGCTGGCCCGTTCCATCGGCTTCACCCAGGTGTCGGTCAGCCATCAGGTCAGCCCGCTGATGAAGATCGTCGGGCGCGGCGACACCACGGTGGTCGACGCCTACCTGTCGCCGATCCTGCGCCGCTATGTGGAGCAGGTGGCCGGGGACCTCTCCGGCGTGCGGCTGATGTTCATGCAGTCGAACGGCGGGCTGACCGACGCGCGCTGGTTCCAGGGCAAGGACGCCATCCTCTCCGGCCCGGCGGGCGGCATCGTCGGGGCGGTGCGCACCGCGCGCATGGCCGGCTTCGACCGGGTCATCGGCTTCGACATGGGCGGCACCTCCACCGACGTGTCGCACTACGCCGGGGAGTATGAGCGCGCCTTCGACACGGTGGTGGCCGGGGTGCGGATGCGCGCCCCGATGATGCACATCCACACCGTGGCGGCGGGCGGCGGCTCGGTCTGCTTCTTCGACGGGACCCGTTTCCGCGTCGGGCCGGAGAGCGCCGGGGCCAACCCCGGCCCGGCCTGCTACCGCCGCGGCGGTCCGCTGACCGTGACCGACTGCAACGTGATGGTCGGCAAGCTGCACCCCGACTTCTTCCCCCACGTCTTCGGGCCGGAGGCCGACCGGCCGCTGGACGCCGCCATCGTCCGCGAGAAGTTCGCCGATCTGGCCGAGGAGGTGAACGAGGCGCTGGGCACCGAGATGACCCCGCATCAGGTGGCCGAGGGCTTCCTGAAGATCGCTGTGGACAATATGGCGAACGCCATCAAGAAGATCTCGGTCCAGCGCGGCTACGACGTCACCCAATACACGCTGAACGGCTTCGGCGGGGCGGCGGGGCAGCATGTCTGTCTGGTCGCCGACGCGCTGGGCATGCGCAAGGTCTTCCTGCACCCGCATGCCGGCGTGCTGTCCGCCTACGGCATCGGCCTCGCCGACACGGTGGCGATCCGCGAGCGCGCGGTGGAGGCCCGCCTCGACGACGCCCTGGTGGACGAGCTGACCGTTACGCTCGCCGCGCTGGAGGCCGAGGGGCGCATGGAGCTGGCCCGCCAGGGCGTGCCGGAGGACCGTCTCGCCGTTCTGCGCAAGGCGCACATCAAGGTGGAGGGCTCCGACAGCCCGCTGGTCGTCGATTTCGGGCCGCTCGACGCCATGGCCGCGGCCTTCGAGGCGGCGCACCGCCAGCGCTACGGCTTCATGATGGAGGGCAAGGCCCTGGTGGTCGAGGCCGTGTCGGTGGAGGCGGTGGGCCGCACCGAGAGCGCCGACGACCAGGACCTGCCCGGCGTCACCGGCGCCCTGCCGCGCCGCCTCGCCACGGTCACCCTGCACACCGGCGGCGCCGACCGCGAGGCGCCGGTTTACGACCGCGACCAGCTCCAGCCCGGCAACCGCGTCACCGGCCCCGCCGTCATCAAGGAGAAGATCGCCACGACGGTGGTCGAGCCCGGCTGGATCGCCGAGGTGACCCGCAAGAACCACCTCGTGCTCACCCGCTTCGAGGAGCTGCCGCAGCGCCTTGCCATCGGCACCAAGGCCGACCCGGTGATGCTGGAGGTCTTCAACAACCTCTTCATGTCCATTGCCGAGCAGATGGGCTTCACGCTGGAGAAGACCGCCTATTCGGTGAACATCAAGGAGCGGCTGGATTTCTCCTGCGCCCTGTTCGACGCGGACGGCGGTCTGATCGCCAACGCCCCGCACATGCCGGTGCATCTCGGCTCCATGGGCGAGAGCGTGCGCGCCATCGTCGAGCGGCGCCACGGGGAAATGAACCCCGGCGACGTCTACATGCTGAACGACCCCTATCATGGGGGCACGCATCTGCCGGACATCACCGTCATCACCCCGGTCTTCGACGAGGCCGGCGAGCGCGTGCTGTTCTACGTCGCCTCGCGCGGGCACCACGCCGACGTCGGCGGGATCACCCCCGGCTCGATGCCGCCGGACAGCACGACGATCGATCAGGAGGGCGTCCTCCTCGACAACATCCAGTTGGTCGAGCGGGGCCGCTTCCTGGAGGAGGAGGTCGTCGCCCTCTTCACCGCCGGGCCGCAGCCGGCGCGCAACGTGGCGCAGAACCTGGGCGACCTGAAGGCCCAGATCGCCGCCAACGAGCAGGGCGCGCGCGAGCTTCGCCGGATCGTCGCCCAGTTCGGGCTGGAGACGGTCAACGCCTACATGAAGCTGGTCCAGGACAACGCCGAGGAGCAGGTCCGCCGCGTCATCGACGTGCTGACCGACGGCGAGTTCGTGCAGGAGCTGGACAACGGCGCCGTCATCAAGGTCCGCATCACCATCGACAAGGACGAGCGGTCGGCGCGGGTGGACTTCACCGGCACCAGCCCGCAGCTCACCAGCAACTTCAACGCCCCGACGGCGGTGTGCCGGGCGGCGGTGCTCTACGTCTTCCGCACGCTGGTGGACGACGAGATCCCGATGAACGAGGGCTGCCTGAAGCCCATCGAGATCGTCATCCCGCCGGGCACCATGCTGTCGCCCAGCTACCCCGCCGCGGTGGTGGCCGGCAATGTGGAGACCAGCCAGTGCGTCACCGACGCGCTGTACGGCGCGCTCGGCGTGCTGGCCTCGGCCCAGGGGACGATGAACAACACAACCTTCGGCAACGAGCGCTACCAGTATTACGAGACGGTCTGCGGCGGCTCCGGCGCCGGCCCCGGCTTCGACGGGACGGACGCGGTGCACACCCACATGACCAACTCGCGCCTGACCGACCCGGAGGTGCTGGAATGGCGCTTCCCGGTGCTGCTGGACAGCTTCCGCATCCGCCGCGAATCGGGCGGGGCGGGGCGCTGGCGTGGCGGCGACGGGGTGGTGCGGCGCCTGAAGTTCCTGGAGCCGATGACCGCCGCCATCCTGTCCAACCACCGCCGGGTTCCCCCCTTCGGCCTGAAGGGCGGCGCCCCCGGCCAGATCGGGCGCACCTGGGTCCAGCGCACCGACGGCTCGGTGGAGGAACTCGGCCCCCAGGACAAGACCGCCATGGGGGAGGGCGACGTGCTGGTCGTCGAGACACCGGGCGGCGGCGGCTACGAGGAGGCGTGA
- a CDS encoding NAD(P)-dependent oxidoreductase has protein sequence MADTATASRSVAFLGLGTMGFPMAGHLAVRGGHRVTVFNRTAAKADAWTARFGGASALTPADAAREAEVVFLCVGGDDDVRAVAGEAMGAMKPGTIVADHSTVSAAVSREMAELARERGLFFLDAPVSGGQAGAENGVLTVMVGGDADAFARVQPLMACYGRSVTHMGPAGAGQLTKMVNQICIAGLLQGLAEGMAFAQKAGLDGHKVVDVIGKGAAQSWQMDNRAKTMLDGKFDFGFAVDWMRKDLGIVLDEARNNGATLPVTALVDQFYAEVQGMGGNRLDTSSLMTRLTR, from the coding sequence ATGGCCGACACCGCGACCGCTTCCCGCTCCGTCGCCTTTCTGGGGCTTGGCACGATGGGCTTTCCCATGGCCGGCCATCTGGCCGTCCGGGGCGGCCACCGGGTGACCGTCTTCAACCGCACCGCCGCCAAGGCCGACGCCTGGACCGCCCGCTTCGGCGGCGCCAGCGCCCTGACCCCCGCGGACGCCGCCCGTGAGGCCGAGGTGGTCTTCCTCTGCGTCGGCGGTGACGACGACGTGCGGGCGGTGGCTGGCGAGGCGATGGGCGCCATGAAGCCCGGCACCATCGTCGCCGACCATTCCACCGTCTCCGCCGCCGTCTCGCGCGAGATGGCCGAACTGGCCCGCGAGCGCGGACTGTTCTTCCTCGACGCGCCGGTGTCCGGCGGGCAAGCCGGGGCGGAGAACGGGGTGCTGACGGTGATGGTGGGCGGCGACGCCGACGCCTTCGCCCGCGTCCAGCCGCTGATGGCCTGCTACGGCCGCTCCGTCACCCACATGGGGCCGGCGGGAGCCGGTCAGCTGACCAAGATGGTCAACCAGATCTGCATCGCCGGGCTGCTGCAGGGGTTGGCCGAGGGCATGGCCTTCGCGCAGAAGGCGGGTCTGGACGGGCACAAGGTCGTGGACGTGATCGGAAAGGGGGCGGCGCAGTCCTGGCAGATGGACAACCGCGCCAAGACGATGCTGGACGGCAAGTTCGACTTCGGCTTCGCCGTGGACTGGATGCGCAAGGACCTGGGCATCGTGCTGGACGAGGCGCGCAACAACGGCGCCACCCTGCCCGTCACCGCCCTGGTCGACCAGTTCTACGCCGAGGTCCAGGGGATGGGCGGCAACCGGCTGGACACCTCCAGCCTGATGACGCGGCTGACGCGCTGA